The following are encoded in a window of Festucalex cinctus isolate MCC-2025b unplaced genomic scaffold, RoL_Fcin_1.0 HiC_scaffold_39, whole genome shotgun sequence genomic DNA:
- the LOC144011109 gene encoding uncharacterized protein LOC144011109 translates to MEYSLTQEVAKEDDKVAEEDDKVEQAYEKVEQAYEKVEQACEKVEQEGGEVTQEEEDDDDKTQKGGEQGGTGGQGGTGRRQGIKRPTSLALRHGLHKMEENKLTQEDDKVAQVAQQDDKTQKGGEQSGTGGQDTQWKTTGWYWRATRDPP, encoded by the exons ATGGAATACAGTTTGACACAGGAGGTTGCAAAGGAGGATGACAAGGTGGCTGAGGAGGATGACAAGGTGGAACAGGCATACGAAAAGGTGGAACAGGCATACGAAAAGGTGGAACAGGCATGCGAAAAGGTGGAACAGGAGGGCGGCGAGGTGacccaggaggaggaggacgacgacgataAG acACAAAAGGGAGGAGAACAAGGTGGAACAGGAGGACAAGGTGGCACAGGCAGACGACAAGGGATCAAAAGGCCCACTTCCCTTGCTTTGCGCCATGGCTT acacaaaatggaggagaaCAAGTTGACACAGGAGGATGACAAGGTGGCGCAGGTGGCACAGCAAGACGACAAG acACAAAAGGGAGGAGAACAAAGTGGAACAGGAGGACAAG acACACAATGGAAGACAACAGGGTGGTACTGGCGGGCGACAAGGGATCCCCCTTAA